The genomic window AATTACTCAACTTATtttaataacaacaaaaaatatttaaaaaatcaaaattatgcaacacatacagtacattcatcAGCATAAtcaacaccaccatcatcatcactaagACACTGGTCTGATCTTCATGGTGATGGATTTCAGGGAGTAATGAAACCCTTTCCACTCGTTCCAGATAACCCCATGGCCAAAGCGACTGTGGGCGCCCCACATGTAGAGCCCGTTGGGGTTGGTGTGGTGGCAGTTTTTGTACCAGAAGGCCCCGAAGTAAAACAGAGCACAGTTCTCAGAGGAAGACAGATCCTGATCCCTGTCAAAGGTGGTGAACTTCCTTCCATTGTGATAAATGAGGGCGTCCCCTGGTGGATGGAAAACAGTACTGCACATTTGAAAATGTCAATGTTGCTTTTCATAAAGCTAATTCTAGATTTTAAAATGAGGACTGATTGAAGCTTATTGGGTAATATAATTGattggagtgagtgtgtgtgtgaggggggggggggtgtgagtgtgtgtgtgtgtatgtgtatgtgtatgtgtatgtgtgtgtgtgtgtgtgtgtgtgtgtgtgtgtgtgcgtgtgcgtgtgtgtgtgtactgtatgtgtgtgtgtgtgtgtgtgtgtgtgtgtgtgtgtgtgtgtgtgtgtgcgcgcgcgtgtgtgtgtgcacgtgtgtgtgtgcgtccatcCGTACCTGCTCCCCCGTCTTTGTATCCAGACACCTGTAGCTGGTAGCCGTCGGCCTCTGAGGCCACAGAGAAGGAGGAGTACTGGGCGTGGACCTGCCCCCCCTCAAAGTCCTCCATGTCCACCCTCAGCTCGTACGCCTTCTTCCTGGTGAGCTGGTGCAGCCACTCCAGTCCTGAACATTCACACAGTAcagacacagagtgagagacagatggtgtgtttgtggtgattaTCTCGTAGGTGTGTATCTGTTCCATCAACAAAAtgatctgtatctgtatctgtattcGGATATGAAACCTGTAGTGGGCAATCAGGCAAATATAGTATCTATGTAACCTAATATCATTGGGAATGCAATTGTTGTGACTATTGTACCTACTGGCTAATCAAAGGTTGTTTAAACCTTACCACAGCTATATACATAGGCTAAATAGCCCACTAAAATGCTTTAGTGTGCAACTATTAAGCTATAATGTTGTTACACACATAATTTCAAAACATGGCTTTGAAATGTTTTGTTGGCCGATATCAATGATATACAATACATTACAATATAAATATCCCAGAAAAGCCTTCATCATATTGCCTGCAACACCGCATTTACTTCAGATCCAGAAGCTTACTGATTTGAATGTTTCTGAGATATGCCTCATGGCATAATGACTATTGCCTTACCAATGTATTGGCTACACTGGCCCTTCgcacacgtgtttgtgtgtgtggtattccCCCCACGAAGCACAACATAAGGAATAATTAGTGGGATAAATTAGATTAAAAGATTCAAAAGAAATTAGAGCAATTTTCAAACGTcacttttttatatttggacTTCTTAATACACAGGAATGGATTACTGcatgggcctaccgggcccaggcccaggggcccatggggtcagggggccctgaagcccaagcttttgcatggaatcattgcctcaatatcaacaaatcaggatctaggctatgaatctgattgaatttagtattggccatccccaaaatgcaccagaatacaggaaaacacatcaaacaaattaaaacatttctgggggaggacccccaaaccccccctcccacatatgcaacaattagtggggggcccttaatacatctgggcccaggggcccgaaagttcataatccgcccatgttaATACATGAGgttaaaaggtaaaaaaaatactgtacagGCATAGTGCAACCAATGGCGTGGGATGAATGATGTGCACGCAAAGCCACCAACCTGCTTTAGCCTGATGTAGAGCCGAGTTTGATGCAGTCGGCGGAGCTTTCCCCCCGAATAATGACGTGGTTAGATCCGGGTAGATTTATCTGTTATTTAGCATTATCTGTGCTTTTCCAAATAACGTATTTGGATTCGGGTGCATCCCTATTGTCTTGccagtgtgtgcgtctgtgtgtgtgtgtgtgtgtgtgtgtgtgtgtgtgcgtgtgtgtgtgtgtgtgtgtgtgtgtgtgtgtgtttgtgtgtgtgtgtgtgtgataattgagTGGAGAAGGCACTGTTTTTTGTACCCATGAACTGAGACCAGAGGCATAGGCTACTGGGTTTACAATGCTGGTATCTAAGATTGTTTGTGTTCAATGAAATATATTGTAAAATGTGAACGCAAATAAAGGaattaaaaagtgtgtgtgtgtgtgtgtgtgtgtgtgtgtatgtccttgCTTACCCAGCCAGTATTCTCCATCCTGGTTCCCAAATCCCTTCTTGTACTGATCCCAGGGCCTGTAGAAGTTCACTGTGCCATCCATTCTCCTCTGGATCACCTGCAAAATAGAGAACAAGACCCTCATATCAAACCCCATCTTCTACATCAATAAAGGAATCTCTATGCCCACATTGAATATTAGTTTAATACCATTTTTCCCAGGCATGAAAATATAGGTTTACTGTATCTCAATAACTTGTATTTTTGTTGTTTACTTTATGAGATCTTGCCAGGTATATGAGGTATTGGTGGCATAGctgaatgacagaaaaagtttatTGTAAATTCAATCAATGAGGATATAGAAACTAAATACAACTAGAGTTACTTGAGGACCTTCATACAAAAATGGAAAGGAAAATGTACACTTGCCGTTTGAAATAAATTGTCtgctaaatgcaaaaatgagaAGGGAAGTGTAATAATAGGCTCATTTCATGCACTCAAACTTGCAACGCTGCGCTgtgcagatctggctgaactTGATGCATGCTGGACGTAACACAGCGCATGTTTGCATTGTACAAAAGTCCAGGATGCATCAAGTTCAGCTAAATCTGTGTTGCGCTGCGTTAAagccaacattttgggaaattagatTATACATTTCTCGTCTCTGTGTATGCAGTAACTTAGTCAATGGTGAATAAGCCAATTTCATGATGCCAAAAaatgttggcgtgttcctttgAGTCAGATGAACCTGATACCTTGTTTCACTTACCGTCCACCTGCCTTCGTCATGGACATGGTTACTGCCACATCCCATGTCGCAGTACACCTGCACAGGTATGCTGGGTCCAGAGGGGAAGATGGTGTACACACCGCTGAGGGTGTGGCCAGTTTTGAAAATGTCCTCACAGTTAGCTGTCTCAGCAGTGACAGAGTTGACCACAAGGGGGAGGATTAGAGCTATGATCCAGCAAATCTGGTGATCAGAGgggaaggatgagagagagagagagagagagagagagagagagagagagagagagagtcgcttTACACAGAAAGGAaggaaacacaacaacaaacaaacaaaaacaatacaacaaagacaatggagctatgtgttgggtggAGGAGTTTTTGCCTAGACaaaaaggtcttgagatgttctttgaagaaagaaagagaaggacagTCACAaagaggttgggggagggagttccagggAACTGAAGGACCTAccacccagggtggagagtctggtGTGGGATCTTGACCCTTGTCAGAAACTCtgaatgcaaaaaaaatatttgaaaggAGAATTCTTGAAAGCGAGAAGATGCTAACCTGCATTGTGCCTTTAGAAAAACAGCTTTGAACCTTTTGGGACAAAATCACATGGACTGACCACCACGGTGTTGGGAGATTCCTGTGGAGAAAAATATGAGTACTACAGTAATACCCTATTGACATTTTCATGAATTTCAAGGTCACAGTTTGTAATGTACTGTAAATTGTAATGGTCTCTGCCATGTTatcattaagtataagtattatGGAAAATTCAGATCTGATGGAAAACCAGACCAATATTTCACACAAACTAGTTTCACTAACTATTTgatcaaacaaaataaatacttACTTAGAAGGGCAAGGAGGAGAACCTGTTGCCTTTGAACTGAAGAGCGAGCTGTTCTAAATTGTATAGCTAGCATGTGAACGTCTGAAGAGTTCTACAATTccttcttttttcctgatcgCCCCACCTACATACTATGTTTTTGCAGCCAGTCAACCAGTTCCTGGTATTAACAGTTATTGATTTCTCAACAGGACCATAAATATCAGGCATAGACTGGAGGACAATATTTGATTGAGTGCCTTTGCATGCCCCAGGCCTTTTATGATGGAGGTCCAACAGAGAGGGTTAACATTGGTAATCAAGGATATTTGTCTCTTATATTCAATTACATACTTttgttttaatatattttaCCATAAATACTATGCCCCTCCCCCCATGTGAACTCAATCTTGGTCAAGGTATTTTCCTGTTCCTTATCACCATGACctatggactctctctctctgggtccaACCCAGCGCCCTGCTCTGTTCTAAATTCTTTGATCCAAACTGCACACAGTTCTAAATAATAGTATAGTAATAGTAAAAGTATATTGAAAAGATATTGATATACAGCAAGTtgtaggacatacagtacatttatgTAAAAACAGATAGTTGTAAAGTGCATACACCAGtcagcaaaaacaaaatcactctGTGTCTGTGGTATTGGCTGGGATGGAGTCCACTCACGTGATCGAGGTAGTAAATGTGTCGGTAGTTTGGAGTTGAGGAGTTGGACAGCCACAGGCACAAAAGTTGCCGGCCACCTCTGTATTCTCCAGGACAGGCTGCGAAGTCGTCATCTCCAGAGGGGTCATGCAAAATCTTGCCAGCCAGCTTATTCATCTGCAGCTTAGAGAGGAGGGAGTCTAAGAGGAATTCCAAAAAGCTTGTTAACTACAAGATAGTTAGATTGTTAGCTCTTGTTAAGAGCATGTTAACTACATTTTGTAGTCGCCTGCAGTTTGAGAAACCGATAGAATGGAACCAGCAGGTgaaagcagagactttctaatgaggagacacagcagtcaaaaaatcctccatagcaTGGGGATACAGTAGTTTGTAACCCTAATATAGCAGTTGTCTACACGTATCACCATTCCACATTCCACATAACCCTTccacggcaaaacgtcgacatgtgaatacattgagccaatcatgtgttgtgttgtgaatacattgagccaatcatgtggtgtgttgtgaagacatcgtgccaatcatgtgttgtgatctcgccgctggagcaagatttgtgtcgtgaagccttgcgcatgcgcatttctgccgaaatagatgcccgaaaAGTGCCTAAAAAgagttgcaatatggccgctgagtggaaggactttcctaaaaggactttggtgaaAGAGAATGTGATGGTGCTCTCAATGAAGGAATAATAAAACTCATTTGGGGTCAGTAAAATCATAATGTATGATTTTACTGAATGAGGCTGTCAATGCTGACATTTCTTGAGAATTAGCTCAGTGTTGGCAGTGAGCAGACTCAAAGGTTGTGCCCAAATACTTGTATTCATCCACTGACTCCACAGGTTCCCCATGGATGCTGGTAGTAACCACCTCAGTGTAGCTCCACAGCACACTGGCCACGTCTCGCTTAAACAGCTGAATGACGTTTGAAAAGTCATTACCAGCAGTTTCCATTCATCCACTTTGCATCCATTTGATTTTGCTTAGAGCCAAGGAATGTTTGGGTCCAAACTAAACTAAGTGCTGTGACATGCAGAGGGGACAGGCCTCTCTGAAGCAAGATTACAATAGCTGCTCAATGTAAAATCTAATTAGCACTCTGAATAATTAAGAATAGCACTCTGGTACAACCTGATCCAAGAAGACACGCTGAGACTCAAGAGAGCTGCCGTTGATCACAAAGTTTTAATTCACAAGTACTGACAATGGACACAGCCTGACAAAGTCTGGCCATACACCCCAATGCAGTAGAGTGAATCAAAGGTATCTGTAGATAACCTGTCCCCCTTGTACCCTAGAAATTCCAGAGTTCATGAGAAAGCACAATTGAATTGTCCCTGAGAGACACTCTGGCAGTAATGATGCacattacttttaccccttgcatcgcgaggaaccaatcacatcggtgtatctgatatactGTAGGCGGGCGGGCCATGAGGCGAACTAAATAGATGATGACATCGCTGCAacaaatcagtcagtaaacattggtcgtagtgttatccaattgcatcaaagtccggaatcagtcagtaaacatttgTTGTAGTGtgatccaattgcgtgcagtgagattttcaaatgcatgcttggtgatgccccttgagttgggccattttcattattcgtggccagacccttgaTCTTTCTAGAaaaccagggtctggattttccaggctatccCCCTTGAGAAAGTTTGTACAATCTGAAGTCTACAGTAAATCATGATGCCATGTTCTTTATACGATACATAATGTCACAGGGCCTCCTAGTTTCCATACGTCATGT from Alosa sapidissima isolate fAloSap1 chromosome 9, fAloSap1.pri, whole genome shotgun sequence includes these protein-coding regions:
- the LOC121718338 gene encoding microfibril-associated glycoprotein 4-like, encoding MQICWIIALILPLVVNSVTAETANCEDIFKTGHTLSGVYTIFPSGPSIPVQVYCDMGCGSNHVHDEGRWTVIQRRMDGTVNFYRPWDQYKKGFGNQDGEYWLGLEWLHQLTRKKAYELRVDMEDFEGGQVHAQYSSFSVASEADGYQLQVSGYKDGGAGDALIYHNGRKFTTFDRDQDLSSSENCALFYFGAFWYKNCHHTNPNGLYMWGAHSRFGHGVIWNEWKGFHYSLKSITMKIRPVS